One Coccinella septempunctata chromosome 8, icCocSept1.1, whole genome shotgun sequence genomic window carries:
- the LOC123319032 gene encoding WD repeat-containing protein 46, translating into MVKANTRYFTENESGEKTAEKTADVVTYHANLNKKHKFKKNFKAGVTKASKTKNKSNATSKERLPVPEQVIKKYVKGGQTQQKKIEKKEQNIKFSKELAEKTEILLTEQAGCLEVDAGETSTQITQKQIADNVDITSQCKQFDLRLEFGPYRANYTRNGRHLVLGGKKGHVAAFDWVTKKLHCEFNVMETVHDVCFLHLETMFAVAQKNWVYIYDNQGIELHCIKRMNKVSKMEFLPYHFLLATCSDEGYLSWLDISIGKLVNQFNSKLGRLSVMAQNPWNAVLCVGHSKGVVSMWSPNSRDPLAKMLCHGAPILGLHVDPKGRYMATSSSDRELKIWDIRQLSGPVHSYKLAACANTLAFSQTNMLALGMGNIVEVYKDYATGTKKSYMRNRYNFPIGNVVFCPFEDVLGVSTAKGFSSMLVPGSGEASFDALELNPFISKSQRREHEVHALLEKIQPELISLEPSLVSEVNVPSLKEKIEERKKLLFVKPPEVDYQPRKKARGRGGCAKIAKNKKIVKEQARREFIDAVKKPTMRKDKKATNNILERF; encoded by the exons ATGGTGAAG GCAAATACAAGATATTTTACAGAAAATGAATCTGGTGAAAAGACAGCGGAGAAAACTGCTGATGTAGTCACATACCATGCAAATCTCAACAAGAAAcacaaattcaaaaaaaatttcaaggctGGCGTTACAAAAgcctcaaaaacaaaaaataaatccaATGCCACCTCGAAGGAACGTCTTCCAGTTCCTGAACAggtgataaaaaaatatgttaaaGGAGGACAAACACagcagaaaaaaatcgaaaaaaaggaACAGAACATTAAATTTTCCAAGGAATTGGCAGAGAAGACTGAAATTTTATTAACAGAACAGGCAGG TTGTTTGGAAGTGGATGCTGGGGAAACATCAACTCAAATAACCCAAAAACAAATAGCTGACAATGTAGATATTACGTCACAGTGCAAACAGTTTGATCTCAGGCTAGAGTTCGGGCCTTACCGAGCAAACTACACAAGAAACGGCAGGCATTTAGTCTTGGGAGGTAAAAAAGGACACGTTGCTGCTTTCGATTGGGTGACCAAGAAACTACATTGCGAGTTCAACGTTATGGAAACCGTTCACGATGTGTGTTTTTTGCACTTGGAAACGATGTTCGCTGTCGCTCAAAAGAACTGGGTTTATATCTATGATAATCAAGGAATAGAACTTCACTGCATCAAGAGAATGAATAAAGTTTCTAAGATGGAATTTTTACCCTATCATTTTCTCTTAGCTACTTGC AGCGATGAAGGTTATTTGAGCTGGTTGGATATTTCAATAGGGAAGTTGGTCAATCAGTTCAATTCCAAGTTGGGAAGGTTATCTGTTATGGCACAGAATCCTTGGAATGCAGTTTTATGCGTAGGTCATTCCAAAGGGGTGGTGTCGATGTGGTCGCCCAATTCCAGAGATCCGCTTGCTAAAATGTTATGTCATGGAGCTCCCATTCTCGGTTTACACGTAGATCCAAAAGGAAG ataCATGGCAACGTCATCCAGTGATAGAGAATTGAAAATTTGGGACATTCGACAGTTGAGCGGACCAGTGCACAGTTATAAACTTGCCGCTTGTGCCAACACTCTTGCATTTTCCCAAACGAACATGTTGGCCCTTGGTATGGGCAACATTGTCGAAGTTTATAA AGATTATGCAACTGGAACAAAAAAATCGTACATGAGGAATCGGTACAATTTTCCCATTGGAAACGTGGTTTTTTGCCCGTTTGAAGACGTTCTTGGGGTGTCGACCGCAAAAGGGTTCTCGAGTATGCTGGTACCGGGATCCGGAGAGGCCTCATTTGATGCTCTGGAATTGAACCCCTTCATTTCCAAATCTCAGAGGAGAGAACACGAGGTTCATGCGTTGCTGGAGAAGATCCAGCCGGAATTGATAAGTCTGGAACCGTCGCTGGTGAGTGAGGTGAATGTGCCCTCGCTCAAGGAAAAAATAGAGGAAAGGAAGAAACTATTG tttgTCAAACCTCCGGAAGTGGACTATCAGCCGAGAAAGAAAGCGAGAGGTAGAGGAGGTTGTGCGAAGATtgcgaaaaacaaaaaaattgtgaaggagCAGGCTCGAAGG GAGTTTATCGATGCAGTGAAGAAACCAACGATGAGAAAAGATAAGAAGGCAACAAATAATATTTTAGAACGATTTTGA